In Hamadaea flava, a genomic segment contains:
- a CDS encoding ABC transporter permease, whose protein sequence is MADRPYVALALAQVRSQASYRVSFWLDMAGNLVVLSADLMAMLVMFQVTDDLGGFSRPQVLLMFAITAVAFALADLAVGNIERIRVYVRTGTLDTVLVRPLGVLGQLLAVDFSIRRLSRVLYAAVILAVALHAAHLAWTVPKAVLLLIAIVAGALFFAALFVASATVAFWWIESGELGNIVTYGGRDFTAYPMSLYGAWFRRLFGFVLGLGFISYYPALALLGRPDPIGLPDWTGWVAPLAGPIAATVAALIWRTGVRHYRSTGS, encoded by the coding sequence GTGGCTGACCGGCCCTACGTCGCGCTCGCCCTCGCCCAGGTACGCAGCCAGGCGTCCTACCGGGTGTCGTTCTGGCTGGACATGGCGGGCAACCTCGTGGTGCTCTCCGCCGACCTCATGGCGATGCTGGTCATGTTCCAGGTGACCGACGACCTCGGCGGCTTCAGCCGGCCGCAGGTGCTGCTGATGTTCGCGATCACCGCCGTCGCGTTCGCCCTGGCCGATCTGGCCGTCGGCAACATCGAGCGCATCCGCGTCTACGTCCGGACCGGGACGCTGGACACCGTGCTGGTGCGGCCGTTGGGCGTACTGGGGCAGCTGCTCGCGGTGGACTTCAGCATCCGGCGGCTGAGCCGGGTCCTGTACGCGGCGGTCATCCTCGCGGTCGCGCTGCACGCCGCGCACCTCGCCTGGACGGTACCGAAAGCGGTGTTGCTGCTGATCGCGATCGTGGCGGGGGCGCTCTTCTTCGCGGCGCTCTTCGTCGCCTCGGCGACCGTCGCGTTCTGGTGGATCGAGTCGGGCGAGCTGGGCAACATCGTCACCTACGGCGGGCGCGACTTCACGGCGTACCCGATGTCGCTGTATGGGGCGTGGTTCCGGCGGCTCTTCGGCTTCGTCCTGGGCCTCGGCTTCATCTCGTACTATCCGGCGCTGGCCCTGCTGGGCCGGCCGGACCCGATCGGGCTGCCGGACTGGACCGGCTGGGTCGCCCCGCTGGCCGGACCGATCGCCGCCACCGTCGCGGCCCTCATCTGGCGCACCGGGGTGCGGCATTACAGGAGCACGGGATCATGA
- a CDS encoding WG repeat-containing protein, with protein MLHPLVRPKTLADVTAAEEQATEVEPKPVGEASDEPEAAEEPAADEKTPDPEQELAAVEWRFHHDTLRELVDDPDLLREIRDRLTTKLTPATDNAVRARLLSLRAVVSRILGDLSKALSDAKMALMHAEATGQLRRIAIAQARLAHVLQWRGDFADADQLFAEANSPELPDRLRATMHEHAGKSCYDQGRYIEACNHFEKALELRKVEDPELMARTEIALDAVFRKVAENGWGPYPRTRDEILRVHKPPVPQFDDKKQCWGYVDPSGTTGISPAFADVQPFRDGVAWVRRPESETWELIDEAGLRLIDANAGWLGVGSFSEGLAWVSRDGHSGWVAIDKKNRVVIPGGFDDVRPFRRGVAAVRRGGWGAVDKAGKVVVPTQFAAFATALTDGRYVDGFTDEGLAIVDNGGRKGVVDKSGKMVVPPVHPALVIHPVAFLVASPQGKWGALDRRGRPLIDMELGSRIAVIEEIDRLLADTKPVL; from the coding sequence ATGTTGCATCCCCTGGTACGCCCGAAGACGCTGGCCGACGTCACGGCGGCCGAGGAGCAGGCGACCGAGGTCGAGCCGAAGCCGGTCGGGGAGGCGAGCGACGAGCCCGAGGCGGCTGAGGAACCGGCGGCCGACGAGAAGACGCCGGACCCGGAGCAGGAGCTGGCCGCCGTCGAGTGGCGGTTCCACCACGACACGCTGCGCGAGCTCGTCGACGATCCGGATCTGCTGCGGGAGATCCGGGATCGGCTGACCACCAAGCTCACCCCGGCGACCGACAACGCCGTACGCGCGCGGCTGCTGAGCCTGCGCGCCGTGGTCTCCCGAATTCTCGGCGACCTGAGCAAGGCGCTGTCGGACGCCAAGATGGCGCTGATGCACGCCGAGGCGACCGGTCAGTTGCGCCGGATCGCGATCGCGCAGGCCCGGTTGGCGCACGTGTTGCAGTGGCGGGGCGACTTCGCCGACGCCGACCAGTTGTTCGCCGAGGCGAACTCGCCGGAGCTGCCCGACCGGTTGCGCGCGACGATGCATGAGCACGCCGGCAAGTCCTGCTACGACCAGGGCCGCTACATCGAGGCCTGCAACCACTTCGAGAAGGCGCTCGAGCTGCGCAAGGTCGAGGACCCGGAGCTGATGGCCCGGACCGAGATCGCCCTCGACGCCGTCTTCCGCAAGGTCGCCGAGAACGGCTGGGGCCCCTATCCGCGTACGCGGGACGAGATCCTGCGGGTGCACAAGCCGCCGGTGCCGCAGTTCGACGACAAGAAGCAGTGCTGGGGTTACGTGGATCCGTCCGGCACGACCGGGATCTCCCCGGCGTTCGCCGACGTCCAGCCGTTCCGCGACGGGGTCGCCTGGGTACGCCGCCCGGAGTCGGAGACCTGGGAGCTGATCGACGAGGCCGGGCTGCGGCTGATCGACGCGAACGCGGGCTGGCTCGGGGTCGGCTCGTTCAGCGAGGGCCTGGCCTGGGTGTCCCGCGACGGGCACAGTGGCTGGGTCGCGATCGACAAGAAGAACCGCGTCGTGATCCCGGGCGGCTTCGACGACGTCCGGCCGTTCCGCCGTGGGGTCGCCGCGGTACGCCGCGGCGGCTGGGGCGCGGTCGACAAGGCCGGCAAGGTCGTGGTGCCGACGCAGTTCGCGGCGTTCGCCACCGCGCTGACCGACGGCCGTTACGTCGACGGTTTCACCGACGAGGGCCTGGCCATCGTCGACAACGGCGGGCGCAAGGGCGTGGTCGACAAGTCCGGCAAGATGGTCGTCCCGCCGGTGCACCCGGCGCTGGTGATTCACCCCGTGGCGTTCCTGGTGGCCAGCCCGCAGGGCAAGTGGGGTGCGCTCGACCGGCGCGGCCGGCCACTGATCGACATGGAGCTGGGCAGCCGGATCGCCGTCATCGAGGAGATCGACCGACTGCTGGCGGACACCAAACCCGTGCTCTGA
- a CDS encoding ABC-2 family transporter protein, with protein MSLLALTLLALTLLALTLLVGLTLRTVLALPVLTLPVLTLPRLALLRAGLAVDLAGRAELRAVARLALRSRAVLSRLALSRVALPGLAVSWLPVLTLPRLALLRAGLAVDLAGRAELLALRLTVRRLRVPRLAVPRLALLTVSLLSRLSRLAGLALRTVLALLRAGLAVDLAGRAVLRLTVRCLRTARVLPRGELAGRRTVAGLRVTRARVLRLTRVLWLAGVLLVAVGARRQRLAVRPELRLRHAGRTGRERPRRRGLAVLLRIGVVVGGLALSRHLRPRRGRRASPSWDVRPGPAAGALDGHATPREDRVAGVPAKTVVPPFPDDDRVTPAGREDAVATGGYGVPNVTATVARVPFRNFSEVVGRFGALAAIGFRRYATYRQAAIASLATNTMFGFLRSYVLLGVAAGTGAAAGYSTEQLLTFVWLGQGLIGVVQLWGWTELSDRIRSGDVVMDLLRPQRTLTTYLAQDMGRAGLAMLIRFAPPLIVASLVFGLAKPQHVWTYPLGLLSIVLAVVVCFCCRFLVNCCAYWLLDNRGPSMFWLFCSGLFGGLFFPLHFLPEPLTWALWLATPFPSLLQAPLDVISEYAGRPGPLVIVGLQLFWAAVLLGLCELIQRRAERKLVVQGG; from the coding sequence TTGTCCCTGCTGGCTTTGACCCTGCTGGCTTTGACCCTGCTGGCCCTGACCCTGCTGGTCGGGCTGACCCTGCGGACCGTGCTGGCCTTGCCCGTGCTGACCCTGCCCGTGCTGACCCTGCCCCGGCTGGCCTTGCTGCGGGCCGGGCTGGCCGTAGACCTGGCCGGGCGGGCCGAACTGCGGGCCGTGGCCCGGCTGGCCCTGCGGTCCCGGGCCGTGCTGTCCCGGCTGGCCCTGTCCAGGGTGGCCTTGCCCGGGCTGGCCGTGTCCTGGCTGCCCGTGCTGACCCTGCCCCGGCTGGCCTTGCTGCGGGCCGGGCTGGCCGTAGACCTGGCCGGGCGGGCCGAACTGCTGGCCCTGCGGCTGACCGTGCGGCGGCTGCGGGTGCCCCGGCTGGCCGTACCCCGGCTGGCCCTGCTGACCGTGTCCCTGCTGTCCCGGCTGTCCCGGCTGGCCGGGCTGGCCCTGCGGACCGTGCTGGCCCTGCTGCGGGCCGGGCTGGCCGTAGACCTGGCCGGGCGGGCCGTACTGCGGCTGACCGTGCGGTGCCTGCGGACCGCCCGGGTACTGCCCCGGGGGGAACTGGCCGGGCGGCGGACCGTAGCCGGGCTGCGCGTAACCCGCGCCCGGGTGCTGCGGCTGACCAGGGTGCTGTGGCTGGCCGGGGTGCTGCTGGTGGCCGTTGGGGCCCGGCGGCAGCGGCTGGCCGTTCGGCCCGAACTGCGGCTGCGCCATGCCGGTCGCACGGGGCGGGAACGGCCCCGGCGGCGTGGCTTGGCCGTGCTGCTGCGGATCGGGGTTGTCGTCGGCGGGCTGGCGCTGAGCAGGCACCTTCGACCACGGCGAGGTCGGCGTGCCAGCCCAAGCTGGGACGTCCGACCCGGGCCGGCCGCTGGTGCGCTCGATGGTCACGCCACACCTCGTGAAGATCGGGTCGCCGGTGTCCCGGCGAAAACGGTTGTCCCGCCGTTCCCTGACGACGATAGGGTCACCCCGGCCGGCAGAGAAGATGCGGTTGCAACGGGAGGGTACGGCGTGCCGAATGTCACCGCCACTGTGGCTCGGGTACCTTTCCGAAACTTCTCCGAAGTGGTGGGACGATTCGGGGCATTAGCCGCAATCGGCTTCCGTCGTTATGCCACCTATCGGCAGGCGGCCATCGCCTCGCTGGCGACCAACACGATGTTCGGGTTCCTGAGGTCGTACGTCCTGCTCGGAGTGGCCGCCGGAACGGGTGCGGCGGCCGGCTACTCCACCGAGCAACTGCTCACGTTCGTCTGGCTCGGCCAGGGGCTCATCGGCGTAGTCCAGCTCTGGGGTTGGACCGAGCTGTCCGACCGCATCCGCAGCGGCGACGTCGTGATGGACCTGCTGCGCCCCCAGCGGACCCTGACCACCTACCTCGCCCAGGACATGGGGCGAGCCGGGCTGGCGATGCTCATTCGGTTCGCCCCTCCGCTGATCGTCGCGAGCCTCGTCTTCGGCCTGGCCAAACCGCAGCACGTCTGGACCTATCCGCTCGGGCTGCTGTCCATCGTGCTGGCCGTGGTCGTCTGCTTCTGCTGCCGGTTCCTGGTCAACTGCTGCGCGTACTGGTTGCTCGACAACCGTGGGCCGTCCATGTTCTGGTTGTTCTGCTCCGGCCTGTTCGGCGGGCTGTTCTTCCCACTGCACTTCCTGCCCGAGCCGCTCACGTGGGCGCTGTGGCTGGCGACGCCCTTCCCCTCCCTGCTCCAGGCTCCGCTCGACGTCATCTCCGAGTACGCCGGCCGGCCCGGGCCGCTGGTGATCGTGGGCCTGCAACTGTTCTGGGCCGCAGTGCTGCTCGGGCTGTGCGAGCTGATCCAGCGCCGGGCCGAGCGGAAGCTGGTGGTGCAAGGTGGCTGA
- a CDS encoding aldo/keto reductase family protein, which produces MEFRHLGRSGLLVSEISYGNWITHGSQVEEEAAQACVREALDLGITTFDTADVYAGTRAEEVLGRALKGERRAGLEIFTKVYWPTGPGRNDRGLSRKHVMESIDGSLRRLQTDYVDLYQAHRFDYSTPLEETMVAFADIVHAGKAHYIGVSEWTADQIRQAHTLATELRIPLVSSQPQYSMLWRVIEAQVVPTSEELGLGQIVWSPMAQGVLTGKYLPGQPPPAGSRATDEANSHFIQKWLADDVLTRVQQLKPIAAQADLTLAQLAVAWVLQNPNVSSAIVGATRPEQLRDTVKASGVKLGADLLKAIDDVLEPVIERDPSQTQSPAQRP; this is translated from the coding sequence ATGGAGTTCCGTCATCTCGGCCGCTCTGGCCTGCTCGTCAGTGAAATCTCCTACGGCAACTGGATCACGCACGGCTCGCAGGTCGAGGAGGAGGCCGCGCAGGCGTGCGTACGCGAGGCGCTGGACCTCGGCATCACCACCTTCGACACCGCCGACGTGTACGCCGGGACCCGCGCCGAGGAGGTGCTGGGCCGGGCGCTCAAGGGCGAGCGCCGGGCGGGGCTGGAGATCTTCACGAAGGTCTACTGGCCGACCGGGCCGGGCCGCAACGACCGTGGCCTGTCCCGCAAGCACGTCATGGAGTCGATCGACGGGTCGCTGCGCCGGCTGCAGACCGACTACGTCGACCTTTACCAGGCTCACCGTTTCGACTACAGCACCCCGCTGGAGGAGACGATGGTGGCGTTCGCCGACATCGTCCACGCGGGGAAGGCGCATTACATCGGCGTTTCGGAGTGGACCGCCGACCAGATCCGGCAGGCTCACACGCTGGCGACCGAGCTGCGCATCCCGCTGGTCTCGTCGCAGCCGCAGTACTCCATGCTGTGGCGCGTGATCGAGGCCCAGGTCGTGCCCACCTCCGAGGAGTTGGGGCTCGGCCAGATCGTCTGGTCGCCGATGGCGCAGGGCGTCCTGACCGGCAAGTACCTGCCGGGGCAGCCGCCGCCCGCCGGCTCCCGGGCGACCGACGAGGCGAACTCGCACTTCATCCAGAAGTGGCTCGCTGACGACGTGCTGACCCGGGTGCAGCAGCTCAAGCCGATCGCGGCGCAGGCCGACCTGACGCTGGCCCAGCTGGCCGTGGCCTGGGTGCTGCAGAACCCGAACGTGTCCAGCGCCATCGTCGGCGCGACCCGGCCGGAGCAGCTCCGGGACACCGTCAAGGCGTCCGGCGTGAAGCTGGGCGCGGATCTACTCAAGGCGATCGACGACGTGCTGGAGCCGGTCATCGAGCGTGACCCGAGCCAGACCCAGTCGCCGGCTCAGCGCCCCTGA
- a CDS encoding pentapeptide repeat-containing protein, protein MGADSAGAAPLALAATGSTVSGVATAAGETGASECSWSTGAGLTGAGLTGTPLAGTALVGTALVGTALVGTALTGAALTGAALTGAALAGTALTGAALDGGTALTGAALTGAALDGGTALIGPALTGAALTGGALNGAVCGAAGACGPAAACGTAAEPWAPRPCPCWL, encoded by the coding sequence GTGGGCGCGGACAGCGCGGGAGCCGCGCCGCTCGCGCTGGCGGCGACCGGAAGCACGGTGTCCGGCGTGGCCACGGCGGCGGGCGAGACCGGCGCGTCCGAGTGCTCCTGGTCGACCGGCGCAGGGCTCACCGGCGCAGGGCTCACCGGAACGCCGCTCGCGGGTACGGCACTGGTGGGTACGGCGCTGGTGGGCACAGCACTGGTTGGCACGGCGCTCACCGGAGCGGCGCTGACCGGGGCGGCACTGACCGGGGCCGCGCTCGCCGGAACGGCGCTCACGGGAGCCGCGCTCGACGGCGGAACGGCGCTCACTGGAGCTGCGCTCACTGGAGCCGCACTCGACGGCGGAACGGCGCTCATTGGACCGGCGCTCACTGGCGCCGCGCTTACCGGCGGAGCACTGAACGGGGCCGTTTGCGGCGCGGCTGGTGCCTGCGGTCCGGCAGCCGCCTGCGGGACGGCCGCCGAGCCGTGGGCGCCGCGGCCTTGTCCCTGCTGGCTTTGA
- a CDS encoding ABC transporter ATP-binding protein, whose translation MTVIEVRGLRKHFTIRKKVSRFRRESTEVRAVDGVDLTVERGELLGYLGPNGAGKSTTLKMLTGVLTPSGGELSVCGLTPVPQRRRLAARIGVVFGQRSALQWDLPLRESFSLLRHVYRVPAGDHETALRRCRDLLDLDAFLDTPVRQLSLGQRMRGELTAALLHRPEVIFLDEPTIGLDVLSKQAVRGFLAELGARGDTTIVLTTHDLADIERLCRRIVVIDHGRVVHDGSLPELHARYGSRRRVTVDFAEPVTGLSVDVPGVTLERAEGTRLEFALESTAEVGDLLARLVAVGGLRDVTIAEPEIEDVISRLYTSQVAAPVD comes from the coding sequence ATGACTGTCATCGAGGTACGCGGCCTGCGCAAGCACTTCACCATCCGCAAGAAGGTGAGCCGGTTCCGCCGGGAGTCCACCGAGGTACGCGCGGTCGACGGCGTCGACCTGACGGTGGAACGCGGCGAACTGCTCGGCTACCTCGGCCCCAACGGCGCGGGGAAGTCCACCACGCTGAAGATGCTGACCGGCGTGCTCACCCCGAGCGGCGGCGAGCTGAGCGTCTGCGGGCTCACCCCGGTGCCGCAGCGGCGGCGGCTGGCCGCCCGGATCGGCGTGGTCTTCGGTCAACGGTCGGCGCTCCAATGGGACCTGCCGCTGCGGGAATCGTTCTCGTTGCTGCGTCACGTCTATCGCGTACCAGCGGGTGATCACGAGACGGCCTTGCGCCGGTGCCGGGACCTGCTGGACCTCGACGCTTTTCTGGACACCCCGGTCCGGCAGCTGTCGCTCGGCCAGCGGATGCGCGGCGAGCTGACCGCCGCGCTCCTGCACCGGCCCGAGGTGATCTTCCTCGACGAGCCGACCATCGGCCTCGACGTGCTCAGCAAGCAGGCGGTCCGGGGTTTCCTCGCCGAGCTGGGCGCCCGGGGCGATACGACGATCGTCCTGACCACGCATGACCTGGCCGACATCGAACGGCTCTGCCGACGGATCGTGGTCATCGACCACGGCCGGGTCGTCCACGACGGCTCGTTGCCCGAGCTGCACGCGCGCTACGGCTCGCGCCGCCGGGTCACGGTCGACTTCGCCGAACCCGTGACGGGGCTCTCCGTCGACGTGCCCGGCGTCACCCTCGAACGAGCCGAGGGCACCCGGCTGGAGTTCGCCCTGGAGAGCACGGCCGAGGTCGGCGACCTGCTGGCGCGGCTCGTCGCCGTCGGCGGCCTGCGCGACGTCACGATCGCCGAACCCGAGATCGAGGATGTGATCTCCCGCCTCTACACCTCCCAGGTCGCCGCCCCGGTCGACTAG